The nucleotide sequence AAGGCATAAATAATCAAACaccgataaacatccaatcctaAGCTAGTTGTACATCCAACATGCAAtcgttaataacttaaacactttagcatgtcacacaaGCACAGaactttttgcatttctttttaattgaaaacacACAAGCTATTTTGGTAGCtggcagggggaaaaaatgaagcaaGCACAGGTCATTCATTATCTTAGTCAGAGATAGTATGTATGCTACGACCACCAAACAGTCACAGCACTATAATCTCAATCTATTTTTCTATGGTAATGCCATTCATAAACAGGCCCATTGATATAAGGCGATATTTTGCATTTGCCTTGTGAAATCTAATTACTTGACCCCTTTTTCCCAGAAGTCAGACTGGCTCGCACACAAAACTGCAATCTGAACAAatgatgtagaaaaaaaatggaaaaggaatTACACATTATAACATGACTAAGAGATGAAAGTTTAATGACGGTGAAGAATTTGCCATGCCATGTCATGATTTTAAAAGGGCAAAAACTATCATCCAATAAAGACATGTGGAGAGAAACAATGCTACCATTCTAGCACCAACATAGTAAAGCTTTGGCACTATTTTTGGGTTCTTACATAAAGGGATCAAAAAGATGGGGAAAAATGTGGGCTTTTCACAGAATTAacatatttcacaaaaaaactaaatccacCCCATCAAGTCAGAGTCCAAAATGCCAAACCACCAGCCCACCAAAAATCACAATGCACATACTGTCGTCTCAGTTAGTGAAACTGTTCAAATAACTATAAAAATGAGCTGGAGTacaaagttgaaaaaatgatctttttttaaccacaagTTCCTGTCATGTGGATTTAATTGCCTTGTAAGATCTGACTAatggacattcattcattttctgtaccggtTATGCTCACAAGtgttgtagggggtgctggagactatcccagcctactttgggcaccaggtgggggacaccgaCAATTTAACAACCCATTGACCGCCCCTTGAGCAGATTCATGCACTTTGTTGGTACACCAgcgaatttaaaaaatatatatttaaaaagtagaaCTTTGTATCGTTTCCCTTGTGCTAGAGTGCACTAGATTTTACTTGCATTTACATAAAGGTGTACACATACTTAAAGGTTACCATACCaatacggtgctcggacgttcgccggtcaaatggtgacagagtttacggttgaagccagctctcaaaattacattcatgagagagggtttaatatctaagagagagagagagtttaatatctaagtaatgtttaatatctaagtactttttaatatctaagtactgtttaatatctaagtactgtttaatatctaagtactgtttaatatccaagtactgtttaatagctaagtactgtttaatagctaagtactgtttaatatctaagtactgtttaatatctaagtactgtttaatatctaagtactttttaatatctaagtactgtttaatatctaagtactgtttaatatcaaagtacatttgaccggcgaccaaaatggaccaaaagaccggcgaccaaacgtccggtcacgtaccAATTCAGAAGCAAACTCGTTCTGTCTTTCGACAGGAAAACGGAAGTATTATTCATGGGCTCAAAGGATGATTAAATGTTGCCAGGAGCAATCATAAGACATCATGGCAATAAACAAGAAGTcacccaaaacaaaaataatgagtaaattTACCTTGAGGCTGATCGGCACCAcctgaaaagataaaaaaaaaacaatcattacatttttgtaaattacAAGCCACCATAAAgccaccttttttttgtttttgagcgACAATTCACTTCAATAGGGGCTTAATAGTGGTCAGCCTTTACATTATCATCTCAACATACCTTCATCATAGCCAGAATTTCCTGCACGTCCTCAAAcgagaaataaaaatgcatacgTTAGAAGCTTAACATTGAATTCCCAAATGCtgaataattcaaataaaaaagttaTGTCGTACCTCCTTCAGGCTTATAGTTTCCATCATTGATGTCAAACAAATCATTATCATCAAAGTGACCTCCACCTATGTggtattttccaaaaaaacatacatttttttaagcaaattacTCTATATTACATCGCAATCTATCTAGACTTGGATAGGATTCAATGAAAAGGCAATTCCCAAACTCACCTCCACCAGGTCTAGGTGGATTGACGGCAGGTTTGTCCGGTTTGCCATAAGGGTCTTAAAGAAGGGGGGGAAAAggtgtaaattattttttctaaataaataaataaaaacattcactttATAGACAATACATGCATACAGTACAAACTTTACCTGGATTCAGAGCATCCTCTAGGTCTAAGTCAAAGCTACCTGCAcacataaaaacatgtttggtaGTGTAGTAGACAGTGGTGTGAAAACTAAAGGTGGTTATTattgtaaatatttatatagcaaaaagatgggaaaaaaacttaCCAGAATCTCCGGGTTTGGGTTTTGGGTTGTTAGGTTTTGCTGGCTCTGGATCATctttaatgaataataaacagAGGAATAAGCATTACTTTaaccaatgttttctttttttgggggcatAATTGTTTGACATAAAGAATCTAAATGTGACCTTATTATTGGCCACTGGAGGAGTAAAACTATGTTATATGATCTTGTACTCAgtaatttaaatcaattttcagATTGTAAttaagtctaaaatgtattaaatactGTATAATTCCATTCAAATAAGGAATCCAgattttattaataataataatgagaaaaattcatatttttcaggggaaaaaaattctaTGCAACAAATTAATGGCTTGGATGCAACATTTTCAtctcctatttaaaaaatatacaaaaaaagggctaaagatggttgttttaaatgttaaactaaACTCTTGTAATGGTTGATATGTACAGTAAATTTTACCTGGTCCCAAGGCATCAAAAAGGTTCAGTCCATCTATtggaagaaaagacaaaaaaaaggctttagaTGGAAAAGTTaactaaacaacaacaaaaatagtcaCACAATAGTCCTGAATTCTGTAGTTTgtgtttcaaatatattttttaagacccATCCTGAAACTTTTCTACAGAGCCTCTTATTGTGTTACCGTATtatcacgactgtaaggcgcacttaagtcttaaattttctccaaaatagccttataatccagtgcgccttataatacagtgcgccttgtatatggaaaaaatgccattcattgagggtgcgccttataatgcggtgcgccttatagtcgtgaaaatacggtactcccaCAAATACAAGTTAagcctaactctaaccctacctCAAAGAAGTGTACACTGAGACCCACATTTTGACTAGTTAATGAGTAACTTTGTTgggtttgaaaaaaacaacaagaacaaacatTCGGCTTGAGCTTAGATGGGTAATAAGCAGCCAGGTACATATATagaaaaatgttattcattaaTTGTCTGTATTTCCTTTTCTACACAATCGAAACAATACTATATACATTTAGAAAGCTTTTTATAATACAAACCGTCATCATCATTATTCACTGGGACTTTTGGTTTTTCTTTAgggtgtggtggtggtgttggaTCTAAGAGAAGGGAAACGACAATGTTGTGAAAGTCTTTACTGTACGTACTTTAGAAAATATGTGATTTTATCTGAtgcaaatgcaatattttagtcatttaaagaaaattaacaggaaaaatATCACTTTTATGAACTGTAAATGTGGGGTCAATTTGACTTGAAACGATACTGCATACAGGTAGAAAATAGCGAAGTAGAAATTAAGACTACTTACCTACATCATCAAGTGCATCAAACAAGTCAAATCCTATATGTAAGACACAATAAATTGTAgtttaatataaaaacatagGCAAAGTGGTTAAGTCAAGTTTAAAATAATTCTCCAATAAAATATTGACAAATTTGTGTTTTCAACCCTTTACTACAAAATCTTGCACATGGAAGCGCATGACAAACTGGCCACAATATTTGGCTTTTGTAATGGTGTAGGCAGCacagtggggtcctgggttcaaatcaatgTTGTtgcacctttgtggagtttgcatgttcttcctgggcctgcatggggtttctccgggtactccggtttcctcccacattccataaacatgcttggctgattgggcactttaaattgccccttggccTACTTATTTAtaagtatgttgactactacttatttattagtttgttgactactacttatttattagtatgttgactactacttatttattagtatgttgactactacttatttattagtatgttgactactacttatttattatattgactattacttatttattaagttgactactacttatttattatgttgactactacttatttattagtatgttgactactacttatttattagtatgtttactactacttatttattatttttttgactactacttatgtattatgttaacTATcccttatttattatattgactacttatttatttattacatatttagtgattattattttttttaaattatttattaattatgtatctgttttttttgttttttatggttatttgtgcactttttgctaaagttttaaatctcattaaactTGTATAATAGCaattaaagcattcaattcaatcaatttACATGACACCATCCTGCATCTTGGaaaatacttatttattgattttgtttATTAGTTATATTGTgattattcattgattatttcTCTGTCTGTTTGTTTGCACTTTAAACCTCATTATTCTTGTATCATGGcaacaaaagcattcaattcaatacgatttacatgaaaaaaaatcctgcatcTTGAAACAAATCAAAGAAAAAGACACAGAAAGAGGAAATGGGTGTAGATAAGCTATCTTGGCAACTGCAGACATACTGGGGTGTAACAAACTAATTATACATTAAGACACGCGGTCACATGACCACTGATTTTCACCCTCAGAAACACCTTAACTAACTCAAGAGTTAACATTTTTTCACTGTCAGATTTTCCATTACGTCACTTTTAGGGCTAACCAATCAGAGCCCAATCTATTTTCTTGATAATTAGTTGTTTATTAAGTAGTTTTGCTTGCGGTTTTAGCATTGAAACGTTCATAGAATTTAGACAGTGACTCAATCAGAAGCTCTATATACATGTAAAACAAGATTTCACAGAATCCTATTAATAGCAATACTTGGGCTACAACGTCATGCATTTATATAAATGTCGATGAAGTTAACTTTCGAACAGGAATGGTAATATAAAAAGGGAGTTAAAACTTGCCGTCCTGCGTCAATGCTCCAGTCACCAAAAGGAGTACAGCGGGTAGTAAACATAACTTCATGTTGACAAAAGTTTGAGCTCCTCTATTTTGGTGAAAGATAGAAAGAAAGTAGCGAGTAAAAATAATATGTGCAGTCCTCGCGTGTATTTTAGCCCGGTGATATTTCAGGAAAGAGCACAAGGGAGAACACGACGGCTTTTCGGTATCCAGTTACAAACCCTCTCTCATGAGTCAGCTTCGTGCCGACCGGTTGGGTGTGGCAGGGCGTTGCtcgaaaaaaaacagatcacaTTCACTTACGGTGACTAACAAAATGActaagaaaataagtatttgacaATCATTTAATTAATGATGTGAGAAAGTTTCAAgatgcaaaaatgttttttaaaagcttAGTTCGTCCGAGATGGAGCGAAAACCTTGACATGTAACTTTACTCCCATCTAGCGGATGCAAAGCGAAGTGCATTTGGCTTGTCTTCACCTGAAAGACAAGTTGAGCAGGGTGTAGGTCAGGGGTGGGCTAACTTTTCAGCCCGgacatattgactttaaaaatttgaccgatgggccgggtcagcacaagatatgatacatataaaaaagtgcatccgttaacagtacacatgaaacataaacagaaaaaaggactaaagtattaacatagtcatcattcatcattaacgtaaaaagtataaagtacaaagtcaagtaaaaaggaatgtattaagaaatcttaaaatggaattttaaaaaaaagatagagggctgtaaaacgaaaaacaaataagagtggacagagctactgccactggcttccatgtgatggcgccatcttggggatgaaaaaacataatttggacaatgtcggcgggccggattaaaacgccaaATGGGCCGTacatggcccgcgggccgtagtttggtgTAAAACCTTTTGGACAgaattttcagtatttttaatttaattatggTCATTGAAAAGTTAGAGAAATTAGCAAAGTAATATaattttgtgtgcatttgtcaTGGGGCGTGGTTCAGTCAAGTTTTCAGTTTGGAACCTCTGTCCCTCCCATGTCACGGTGAGGTCCGGGGGCAGCCACCCCGATGGCCCCCCTCCAGTTACGCCCATGAACCAATGCATGACTTATATAATACTTCAACTAATATCCTTTTAAGTGTGTAAAATCGGGGAAATTCACAAAATGTGCTGTTCTGAAAGATGAAGGCCACATTCTTAAAATGTAGAGTACCAATCCCAACCAAAGGTTTGAGGAGTGTAATTGATCACTCGCATAAATTTCATTGGAGCTTATTCTAAATGAACCCTTTGTAATTGGTGTATGAAAGGTTGTTGTCATAATCTTTAGCCCGAAGCTTGGGCAAAGCTTTTTCATTCCCCCAACTATTAGTTCCGATGGCACCCCCGTGACAGAGTAACTTTTTGCCTTGTCATCTTAGTGACGGAAGCATTTTTATGGCCTCACATTTTCTGGAATGGTGTAGcagaaaagtaaaagaaaatccTTTCtcactgtatttttcttttattaaactAATCATTcaatacaacaaaaaatcttATCTTCATAATAATCAAACtagtgaaaagaaatgtttctGTAATGTCATGGACATTCTGTGCAGTGTATAATATTGTTCTAATATTTTCTTGATATTtaagtgtttctttttcacacTATGCCTTTTGAACACTTtagtataataaataaattaatataatataatatatatgtaatgtaacataatgtaatgtaatgcaatgcaatgcaatgtaatctaatgttatgtaatgtaatgtaatgtaatgtaatgtaatgtaatgtaatgcaattaaaataatataataaattaaataatataatatagagATGTATTTATTCAAACTAATGTCAATCAACCTAAGTACATTCTCGTGTAGAATTAATTTTATAATACAGTTTCAAAAAGAATGTAATGAATGTGGATTTCCACAGAAATTGGTAAGGAGAATTTTCTGAAGTGGGGATCGGTGACGTCATACCATCGGGGGCGGAACCCTTGCACGTCTTGTGTTTCCCTTCGGCCGACAGACGGGACTCCGCAGTCGGACGCTGGACAGAGAAAGGCaggaagaggggaaaaaaacatgtatctaCTGGAAATTTTGGTGCCTCTTCTCAAACTTTACTACTGTGGATTCAGAGTTCTCGTCTACCAGATGTTCCACAGATCTTTTACTCTACCAGGTTGGCTCTTATTATTTTATACCACTTTATTGGACTCGGTAATAAAGAAATCAATGttggttttaattttaaaaaaatatgaaaaatatttgtgattccggtttttttaattttaaaatacatgaaaataatattatttttttcctggctactttgtctttttttgttatatagTAATATGATGTTGAAGTTGTCATAATAATCAGTCatattatatacttttttttaaaaataggccTATATTTTTGAATGATTGTGCGTTAAGATTGTTTTTCTATTCcttaaaagaaaatgtgactTTACATTTTACACTGGGACATAAACTAGCTGTGACAACTGCTCATTAAGTGATACACTtttcttggacacttcaaatgtgCGCTGGAATTCAATTTGCTGCCCCTGGTGGTGATGGGACAACAGCTGTTCCATATCCTTAAATTTGTGTTTTAATTCGACCCTATCCTTTTTCCTACAGCCTTGCAGAACCAGAATGGAAGAGTTGGGATCATTACTGGTGGTACACGAGGAATGGGTTATGAGACTGCAAGGCATCTGGCAAGACTTGGCATGCATGTCATAATTGGTAGGCTACTTTCTAACTCTAATCACTAATCACCTTTTACTAAGTATTCTCAATAGTGCTCTTTGTTTCATTCCTTAACTCTTAGCCTCTTAAGATTTTTGCCGGGCTCCTGTAATCCATTGCAAAATTTAACTCTTGATGAGaaataatgcttttattgttgacAGTTTTAACTCAGTTTCTCCCCAATGTTATGTCGTTAAAATGTTATAGTAGCGACGAAGCATGGTCTAGTATAGCAATTGATTATGATTTAATTGCAGACATATATATGCCTGTAATTACAATATAGACAGTTGAAGGGATCTGTTTTATTTGTCACAGTCTTCAGCCTATAGTGTGCTATAGCACACCTGTAATTGTTTCCACAGTTGAAATATTTGGTAAAGAGttattgtgtttttaatgagcttttttttgtcattcactAACGTCATTTCTAGCCGGCAATGAAGAAGAGGAAGGCTTAGCTGCTGCAAGGACGATTCAGTCAGAATGCAAAAACGGGAAAGGtaattcatttcatattttttaataacacattttattgtcaacgatttcttcaatatttttttattgaattaataCATAGATATTCCTAATATTCCAGCTTCATATTAGTGGTGTTGGTGTATCTAAAACATTTGTAACATTATTATACCCAATTGTGAAATAACAATACAAGAAATGTCAAATTGTTGATCAAATTTTTAGAtcatttttagatttgattCGTGACTCATTCACCTAAAATAAGTGACAGTAAAAGTTAAAACCCAAAATTTGCTATGCCATAAATTCTATTTCTGCAAATTGCCTATAAAAATTACAGTATTATTTGAAGTAATGCAAAATGGACAAACTCCCTTAAGCATtattactacaaaaaaatattttcccaaacacaAATCCAATGtttgttcttatttttattgattgctatcccatttacttttttttttttttttttctaaatacaagATTGCTATCACATTTACATTTCTACTCAATTTGCAGCTGAGTTTCTCTTTTTGGACCTGACTTCCCTGAAATCTGTGAGACAATTTGTTGATACATTCAAGAGCAGAGGTCTTCCCCTTCATGTGCTTGTCAACAATGGTAAGAAAATATTCCATTTGTATCCAGTTTTTCCATAgtaccctttttttaaagaatgtattgaTTTATAAAGTACTATTTAAACTTTACTGTATCATAAACACTATTGGATCAAATGCGAGAATTTAGTACTGTAGGGCCTTTGTTGAGATAAGATCTCAAGAGAGAAAATTAATTATTCATCCTTCAGTGTAAAAATAGACCCATTACAACCTGAAGCGGTTGTTTACCAAGCCAACAATAAGACTACTGTCTCCCTAAACAGCAACCCTACAGAGACAAATAAGTTTTGGTCATGAATTCTTGAATCTCATCTCAcgtcatcttcatcctcattaaggtcgctgggggtgctggagcctatcctagcttaCTCCGGGCAATTATCcatctaatttttcgttggtctgggcagaaagacaacctccctgagcacactgagtaccagtatgAGCGACATAATTGCTCGTTATGggtacaccagtatcacacctggcataagcaggtgcatgtcaatgttccctataatttttcatgtaaaacatgctgtaaaacacgaaaaacataagagtggacagagctactgccactggctgccgcgtaaatggcgccatcatggggaaaggggtccaaaaaaaagtttggattttatttactgcgcgccatatgattgctgctgcgcaaagaagacaagagtagtgcgcaatttagagggaacattgactcCAGGCCACAGGCCAGCACTTATTGCATTTCcaatcatttcaatgggaaaaggtCACTTCAGAGGTCCCAATAAGCATGGCCCCAACAAGTTAAATGTCTTAACGCAACATGATCATTAAAGTTAAGAGCCTGAAGAATATCTTGTCAAACACTTACACATGGCTAACACAAACTCAGCTTTTACATCGGAAAAATGTCATGCTTTCGGATACTGCAATAAGGCTGTACGTGTTTGTCGCTGTCTGTAGCTGGAACCATGCTGGTACCTCAGAGAACAACAGAAGATGGCTTTGAGTTCCACTTTTCTCTAAACTATCTGGGTCACTTTTTATTAACCAACCTGCTGCTTGACATACTGAAGAAATCAGGGAAACCAGGCTTTTGTTCCCGTATCATCAACATGTCCTCTGCAACACACTATGCTgggattatacacatggatGATCTCAACAGAAGGTAAAAGAATTTAGATATTAACACATGGTGTTACTTTTCTGTGTATTTCAAACTCAAAACTTCTGTAAAGGATGtcaacaatattttttctggTC is from Stigmatopora nigra isolate UIUO_SnigA chromosome 1, RoL_Snig_1.1, whole genome shotgun sequence and encodes:
- the cd99 gene encoding CD99 molecule isoform X2, translated to MKLCLLPAVLLLVTGALTQDGFDLFDALDDVDPTPPPHPKEKPKVPVNNDDDDGLNLFDALGPDDPEPAKPNNPKPKPGDSGSFDLDLEDALNPDPYGKPDKPAVNPPRPGGGGGHFDDNDLFDINDGNYKPEGGNSGYDEGGADQPQEAGSGQIAGIVSAVGVALVGAASSYFAYQKKKLCFKIQGGVDPESGKRHPTENNPQVFSNLLRTS
- the cd99 gene encoding CD99 molecule isoform X1 translates to MKLCLLPAVLLLVTGALTQDGFDLFDALDDVDPTPPPHPKEKPKVPVNNDDDDGLNLFDALGPDDPEPAKPNNPKPKPGDSGSFDLDLEDALNPDPYGKPDKPAVNPPRPGGGGGHFDDNDLFDINDGNYKPEGGRAGNSGYDEGGADQPQEAGSGQIAGIVSAVGVALVGAASSYFAYQKKKLCFKIQGGVDPESGKRHPTENNPQVFSNLLRTS
- the cd99 gene encoding CD99 molecule isoform X4, whose product is MKLCLLPAVLLLVTGALTQDGFDLFDALDDVDPTPPPHPKEKPKVPVNNDDDDGLNLFDALGPDDPEPAKPNNPKPKPGDSGSFDLDLEDALNPDPYGKPDKPAVNPPRPGGGGGHFDDNDLFDINDGNYKPEGGNSGYDEGGADQPQDPDLPWLQILKMLNYNMPEEMLMWISNLKKTLIPLLERALELVQAVP
- the cd99 gene encoding CD99 molecule isoform X3, which codes for MKLCLLPAVLLLVTGALTQDGFDLFDALDDVDPTPPPHPKEKPKVPVNNDDDDGLNLFDALGPDDPEPAKPNNPKPKPGDSGSFDLDLEDALNPDPYGKPDKPAVNPPRPGGGGGHFDDNDLFDINDGNYKPEGGRAGNSGYDEGGADQPQDPDLPWLQILKMLNYNMPEEMLMWISNLKKTLIPLLERALELVQAVP
- the dhrsx gene encoding polyprenol dehydrogenase; protein product: MYLLEILVPLLKLYYCGFRVLVYQMFHRSFTLPALQNQNGRVGIITGGTRGMGYETARHLARLGMHVIIAGNEEEEGLAAARTIQSECKNGKAEFLFLDLTSLKSVRQFVDTFKSRGLPLHVLVNNAGTMLVPQRTTEDGFEFHFSLNYLGHFLLTNLLLDILKKSGKPGFCSRIINMSSATHYAGIIHMDDLNRRASYSSHGAYAQSKLALVLFTYYLQDQMTTKGFPVMVNAVDPGMVDTALYDNLWSLAKLLKRPFAKTVFRSPSEGASIIMYAAAASEMEGVGGCYLYNGEKRQSAEESYDCELQVQLWEKSCALVGLQKA